A stretch of Apostichopus japonicus isolate 1M-3 chromosome 9, ASM3797524v1, whole genome shotgun sequence DNA encodes these proteins:
- the LOC139973047 gene encoding kelch-like protein 24 translates to MADFANCGISSICIQDLTDGDKTVVVHRQPSRAITVLENLREMRQNAEFTDVVLCAGGVDFPCHKAVLAASSPYFRAMFTSDLRERNSQRIQLPEIYSDTMASILDYVYSGEVKITLENVQSLFQAADFLDYNNLSAGCIVFLKNNITVDNCIDLIQFASRCSSSGSLLDAAMTLLDNNFENVTKNRAFLDIEPDILIRVLTSESIRLTSEETIVFACLRWLAHDFERREKHSGDIVNCIRLPLVKETVLKHLRASSSLVRESSSLYDAFNEAICCQILIQSGKRVLGAQTYPRHILPGQRSEVMMIMGGQYHSDDGEIICSNEVWCTFLPSMNGMVKPSWTPLSPLPDYLKRKYCVTAIGSSVYVTGGFDVINNRSIRAVWCYSYNRNIWYSIADLLHARHSHGALEFSSKLAVIGGKSSLSDNRLNYFEIYDPAENAWTEMERMPIAVSVPSVVQIDGRIYVIGGATEDGSACQKIQVFNPNLELWSLIDMSSIIRRKTLRAVPLGKRIFMVGSRKPRDALTYNFRTGREVSNRQPLDSRLFPGMTSHHGKIWLVGGKSDDRILETAEVYDPSIDRWNTIVDFLPRGLYLHGCVTITDFP, encoded by the exons ATGGCGGACTTCGCCAATTGTGGCATTTCTTCTATATGTATTCAAGATCTCACAGACGGGGATAAGACTGTAGTAGTTCATCGTCAACCTTCTCGAGCCATCACAGTTCTAGAGAATTTGCGAGAAATGAGACAAAACGCAGAATTTACGGATGTTGTATTGTGCGCAGGTGGTGTGGATTTCCCTTGCCACAAAGCCGTGCTAGCGGCCAGTAGCCCGTACTTCAGGGCGATGTTCACCTCGGATTTACGCGAAAGAAATTCGCAGAGAATTCAACTACCTGAAATATATTCTGATACTATGGCTTCGATCTTGGACTACGTTTACTCAGGAGAAGTCAAAATAACGCTAGAAAATGTGCAAAGTTTATTCCAGGCGGCTGATTTCTTAGATTACAACAATTTAAGCGCAGgttgtattgtttttttaaagaataataTAACTGTTGACAATTGCATTGATTTAATTCAATTTGCAAGTCGGTGTTCGTCTTCTGGTTCCCTTTTAGATGCTGCGATGACACTTTTAgataacaattttgaaaatgtcacCAAGAATCGGGCATTTCTAGATATTGAGCCAGATATACTTATCCGTGTTTTGACCTCCGAATCGATACGCCTAACGAGTGAAGAAACTATTGTATTTGCTTGTCTAAGATGGCTCGCACATGATTTTGAAAGAAGAGAGAAACATTCTGGAGATATTGTCAATTGCATTCGTCTTCCGCTTGTGAAGGAAACCGTTCTAAAACATTTGAGAGCAAGTAGTTCTCTCGTAAGAGAATCTAGCTCTTTGTACGATGCATTTAATGAAGCTATCTGCTGCCAGATACTTATACAAAGCGGCAAACGCGTTTTAGGAGCGCAAACATACCCACGACACATACTTccgggtcaaaggtcagaggtgatgatgataatgggAGGACAATACCACTCAGACGATGGGGAGATCATTTGCAGCAACGAAGTCTGGTGTACTTTCTTGCCGTCTATGAATGGGATGGTTAAACCATCTTGGACACCGCTATCACCACTGCCGGATTATTTAAAGAGGAAGTATTGTGTAACCGCCATAG GCAGCAGTGTATACGTTACTGGAGGGTTTGATGTCATCAACAACAGATCGATAAGGGCAGTCTGGTGTTACTCGTACAACCGAAACATATGGTACAGCATAGCGGACTTGCTGCACGCTCGACACAGTCATGGAGCCCTTGAATTCTCTAGCAAGCTTGCCGTCATTGGCGGTAAAAGCAGCTTATCTGACAACCGACTCAATTATTTCGAAATTTACGACCCGGCTGAAAATGCATGGACAGAAATGGAACGTATGCCAATAGCAGTAAGTGTACCTTCAGTCGTTCAGATTGATGGTAGAATCTATGTAATAGGTGGAGCTACTGAAGATGGATCCGCATGCCAGAAAATTCAGGTCTTTAACCCTAACCTTGAACTTTGGAGCCTGATCGATATGTCCAGTATCATTCGTCGAAAGACACTGCGTGCCGTTCCGCTTGGTAAACGAATATTTATGGTTGGTTCTCGCAAACCACGTGATGCACTAACGTACAATTTCAGGACAGGTCGTGAAGTGAGTAATCGACAACCTTTGGATTCAAGATTATTTCCTGGTATGACGTCACATCATGGCAAAATTTGGTTGGTTGGCGGGAAATCAGACGATCGTATCCTTGAGACAGCTGAAGTTTATGATCCTAGTATCGATAGATGGAATACAATAGTTGATTTCCTCCCAAGAGGTCTGTATTTGCATGGTTGTGTTACCATTACTGACTTTCCTTGA